In Chryseobacterium oranimense, a single window of DNA contains:
- a CDS encoding lipocalin family protein, with amino-acid sequence MKTFQKIAVPVTLGVLGLIILNSCSAGIPKGAKAVNNFDAKKYLGKWYEIARFDYRFEKNIDNVTAEYSENPNGSIRVSNKGYNYIKKEWKESVGEARFVKDKTEARLKVSFFKPIWAGYNVIDIDEDYQYALVAGSSLKYLWILSRTTTLPESIRQRFIEKAKKIGYNTDELIWVKHNQ; translated from the coding sequence ATGAAAACTTTTCAGAAAATTGCTGTTCCGGTCACGTTAGGGGTATTGGGGCTGATTATTTTAAATTCCTGTTCTGCTGGAATTCCCAAAGGAGCGAAGGCTGTTAATAATTTTGATGCTAAAAAATATCTGGGAAAATGGTATGAAATTGCCCGTTTCGATTACAGGTTCGAGAAAAATATTGACAATGTAACAGCTGAATACTCCGAAAATCCCAACGGTTCCATCCGTGTAAGTAATAAAGGCTACAATTACATTAAAAAAGAATGGAAAGAATCCGTAGGAGAAGCAAGATTTGTAAAAGACAAAACAGAAGCCCGTCTTAAAGTATCCTTTTTCAAGCCAATCTGGGCAGGCTATAACGTGATTGATATTGATGAAGATTATCAATATGCATTAGTGGCAGGAAGCAGTCTGAAATATCTGTGGATTCTTTCCCGTACCACAACCCTTCCTGAAAGTATAAGACAACGTTTTATTGAAAAAGCAAAAAAAATCGGGTACAATACGGATGAGCTTATCTGGGTAAAGCATAATCAATAA
- a CDS encoding SIMPL domain-containing protein: MKLRHFLLIGIFTLGSFAHAQEVKKNAIEVTGIAEMEVEPDEIIFNIGIKADNKNDLADNEKKLFETLKNGGVKNEDIKFKSMYQNVYAKNGKFTKSYQFKASTKANISKIFEDLNQKWVSNLNVAEVKNTKIADFKKTVKINALKAAKEKADYLLESMGKKTGAPLEVIEIEDYTSDTVLPVAYKSSLRNVQLETADAPVDFSFDNIENIKLKYSIKTRYEIL, from the coding sequence ATGAAATTGAGACATTTTTTATTGATCGGAATCTTTACTCTGGGAAGTTTTGCCCATGCACAGGAAGTAAAGAAAAATGCCATTGAAGTAACAGGTATTGCAGAAATGGAAGTGGAACCGGATGAGATTATCTTCAACATCGGCATTAAAGCGGATAACAAGAACGATCTGGCAGATAATGAAAAGAAGCTTTTTGAAACATTGAAGAATGGCGGAGTGAAGAATGAAGACATCAAATTTAAATCGATGTACCAGAATGTATACGCAAAGAATGGAAAATTCACGAAAAGCTACCAGTTTAAAGCCAGTACAAAAGCCAATATCAGTAAAATATTTGAAGACCTGAACCAAAAATGGGTAAGCAATCTGAATGTGGCAGAAGTGAAAAACACAAAAATTGCAGATTTCAAGAAGACAGTGAAGATCAATGCTCTGAAAGCCGCCAAAGAAAAGGCAGACTATCTGTTGGAAAGTATGGGTAAAAAGACAGGAGCCCCGCTGGAGGTCATCGAAATTGAAGATTACACCAGTGATACGGTTCTTCCCGTAGCCTACAAAAGCAGCCTGAGAAATGTACAGCTGGAGACAGCAGATGCCCCGGTAGATTTTTCTTTTGACAATATTGAGAATATCAAGCTGAAATACAGCATCAAAACAAGATACGAAATCCTTTAG
- a CDS encoding LytR/AlgR family response regulator transcription factor, with amino-acid sequence MKIKSVIVDDEIIAREVLRNYLTKYCPQVEIAGEAENIREAVPLIAEKQPQLVFLDVEMPFGNAFDVLEATKEFSYETIFITAFSQYSLQALNKSASYYILKPIDIQELILAVNKVAESIESKEELNRNKILLENLKLKPEKQQLILPTLQGFDVVKTEDILRLQADGNFTQVYLTDGSKKMVCRFLKHFDDLLESPFVRVHRSHIINTGFVKSYHKSGTVMLSDDTEIEVSGSFKDNFLKVFS; translated from the coding sequence ATGAAAATAAAATCCGTAATTGTAGACGACGAAATCATTGCCAGAGAAGTCCTCAGAAACTATCTCACAAAATACTGCCCGCAGGTAGAAATTGCAGGCGAGGCGGAAAATATCAGGGAAGCTGTTCCGTTAATTGCCGAAAAACAGCCGCAATTGGTCTTTCTGGATGTCGAAATGCCTTTCGGTAACGCATTCGATGTGCTGGAGGCCACCAAAGAATTCTCCTACGAAACCATCTTTATTACGGCGTTTTCTCAATATTCATTGCAGGCACTCAATAAATCCGCAAGTTATTATATATTAAAACCGATTGATATCCAGGAACTTATTCTGGCAGTCAATAAAGTAGCCGAAAGCATTGAAAGTAAAGAAGAGCTCAACCGTAATAAAATTCTTCTTGAAAATTTAAAATTAAAGCCCGAAAAACAGCAGCTTATCTTACCGACACTTCAGGGATTTGATGTTGTGAAAACCGAAGACATTCTAAGACTGCAGGCAGACGGAAACTTTACACAGGTTTACCTTACTGACGGCTCAAAAAAAATGGTCTGCCGTTTCCTCAAGCATTTTGATGACCTTCTTGAAAGCCCGTTTGTAAGGGTTCACCGTTCCCACATCATTAATACCGGATTTGTAAAATCCTATCACAAAAGCGGAACTGTCATGCTTTCGGATGATACCGAAATTGAAGTTTCCGGGAGTTTTAAAGATAATTTCCTGAAAGTCTTTTCCTAG
- a CDS encoding Crp/Fnr family transcriptional regulator gives MDYDEFIKIYFEQNKYLDENDKQKLLGMVKIINYPANKIVLYKGEQTEYVGIIERGLIRAYDKNNKTVWFFHENSVYGSLEVLMQKRPSSLTYETLEETTVFLFNYNDLENVINEYPHISTLLLMFWKNTAREIYLNFSAFLHLTPEERYLHLLSHNSRLILRVKSKDLATYLGVHPVSLSRLKKRYFNPNNKK, from the coding sequence ATGGATTACGATGAATTTATAAAAATCTATTTTGAGCAAAACAAATATTTAGATGAAAATGATAAACAGAAACTGCTGGGGATGGTAAAAATAATAAATTACCCCGCCAATAAAATAGTATTATATAAAGGAGAACAAACAGAATATGTAGGCATCATTGAAAGAGGATTAATACGTGCTTATGACAAAAATAACAAAACGGTCTGGTTTTTTCATGAAAATAGTGTCTATGGATCGCTGGAGGTTTTAATGCAGAAACGCCCTTCATCACTTACCTATGAAACCTTGGAAGAAACAACAGTATTTTTATTCAATTATAATGATCTGGAGAATGTTATTAATGAATATCCTCATATTTCTACACTGCTTTTAATGTTTTGGAAAAATACTGCCAGGGAAATTTATCTTAATTTTTCAGCATTTCTTCATTTAACTCCCGAAGAAAGATATCTCCATTTGCTTAGCCATAATTCCAGATTAATATTACGGGTAAAATCTAAAGACCTGGCCACTTATCTGGGCGTGCATCCTGTTTCATTAAGCAGACTGAAAAAGAGGTATTTCAATCCCAACAATAAAAAGTAA
- a CDS encoding VWA domain-containing protein, producing MTALKILALAAGTAFLSSGSLSDIRCSNSHTADGTAFIQNASVNVPVPSKDNKIQVALLLDTSNSMDGLIDQAKSRLWNIVNTLTTLKYNGQAPQIEIALYEYGNDGIRDDNYIRQVTPLTQDLDLVSEKLFALRTNGGSEYCGAVIRDASMNLNWDGNEKSMKLIYIAGNEPFDQGRVSYKEVISKAKSKNIYTNTIFCGSRDEGIQTFWQNGASLGGGKYFNIDSDRKVIYIETPYDVKISECNTKLNDTYIFYGSHGSEYKLKQAAQDRNAEVQSVSNYVERTVAKSKKNAYKNDHWDLVDKAEKDAGFIATVKEDALPAELKGKSTEEIRKAVAVKSAERGKIQKEIEELSKKRQSYIDAEMKKRGNADSDDLGKAIESSVIELAKKNGYSL from the coding sequence ATGACCGCTTTAAAAATCTTAGCACTGGCCGCAGGTACCGCTTTTTTAAGCTCCGGCAGCTTATCAGACATCCGATGTTCAAACAGCCATACAGCAGATGGGACGGCATTCATCCAAAATGCTTCTGTGAATGTTCCTGTTCCTTCAAAGGATAATAAAATCCAGGTTGCCCTTCTCCTGGACACTTCCAACAGCATGGACGGGCTGATTGATCAGGCAAAATCGAGACTGTGGAATATTGTGAATACATTAACCACATTGAAATATAACGGACAGGCCCCCCAAATCGAAATTGCCCTTTACGAGTATGGAAACGACGGTATCCGCGATGATAATTATATACGCCAAGTAACCCCTCTTACACAGGATCTGGATCTGGTTTCTGAAAAATTATTCGCTCTGAGAACCAATGGAGGTAGTGAATATTGCGGCGCTGTAATCCGGGATGCATCCATGAACCTGAATTGGGACGGCAATGAGAAAAGCATGAAACTTATTTACATTGCAGGCAATGAACCGTTTGACCAAGGAAGGGTGAGTTACAAAGAAGTTATTTCCAAAGCCAAAAGTAAAAATATTTACACCAACACCATTTTCTGCGGAAGCAGAGATGAAGGAATTCAAACCTTCTGGCAAAACGGAGCATCATTAGGGGGCGGAAAATATTTCAATATCGACAGCGACAGGAAGGTAATTTATATTGAAACACCTTATGATGTAAAAATTTCAGAATGTAATACAAAATTAAATGACACTTACATCTTCTACGGAAGCCACGGTTCAGAATATAAGCTTAAACAGGCTGCCCAGGATAGAAACGCTGAAGTGCAGTCCGTATCCAATTACGTGGAAAGAACCGTTGCGAAGTCTAAGAAAAATGCTTATAAAAATGATCACTGGGATCTGGTAGACAAGGCCGAAAAAGACGCCGGCTTCATTGCTACAGTGAAGGAAGATGCACTTCCTGCGGAACTGAAAGGTAAAAGTACGGAAGAGATCAGAAAGGCTGTTGCTGTAAAATCTGCAGAACGTGGCAAGATCCAGAAAGAGATCGAAGAGCTTTCTAAAAAACGCCAGAGTTACATTGATGCCGAAATGAAGAAACGAGGTAATGCAGATTCTGACGATCTTGGAAAAGCCATCGAAAGCTCTGTCATAGAATTAGCCAAAAAGAATGGCTACAGTTTGTAA
- a CDS encoding CinA family nicotinamide mononucleotide deamidase-related protein, producing MEKAVLITIGDEILSGNTVDTNSNFIATELKNIGIQVIQIFTISDEIDTIKNTLKAAFELGDLIITTGGLGPTRDDKTKKALAEYFNDEIALDEVTFNHLKNYMEKRGRADILERNREQAFVPTKSVVFQNHFGTAPCMMMEQDGKLSFSLPGVPYEVKPLIRDQIVPYLKEKFNLYYIHTRIVSVVGIPESILADMIEDWELALPENLALSYLPVGTRVKLRITASGDNETVLKQQTEDEIQKLLLLVGDHVIAVSEDKIEKILAEILNERKLTISTAESCTGGELAKMITSNSGSSKHFMGGIVPYSTDKKIEILKVSKETVDQFTVVSEQVASEMAKGCQKLFDTDISLSTTGVAGPGKGEDGKEVGTVFYTIRIKDRESTSKLYMPHLDRLDFMYFVSQKILQDLVGLLINT from the coding sequence ATGGAAAAAGCTGTTCTAATTACTATCGGTGATGAGATCCTTTCAGGAAATACCGTTGATACCAATTCTAATTTTATTGCTACAGAGCTTAAAAATATAGGCATACAGGTTATACAGATCTTCACCATTTCAGATGAGATCGATACTATTAAAAATACTTTAAAAGCAGCCTTCGAATTGGGCGACCTGATAATAACAACAGGTGGCCTTGGCCCGACAAGGGATGATAAAACCAAAAAAGCACTGGCAGAGTATTTTAATGATGAAATTGCATTGGATGAGGTAACCTTCAACCATCTTAAAAACTATATGGAAAAACGTGGCCGGGCTGATATCCTTGAAAGAAACAGGGAACAGGCTTTCGTTCCGACAAAATCCGTTGTTTTTCAGAATCATTTCGGAACTGCGCCATGCATGATGATGGAACAGGATGGGAAGTTATCCTTCAGCCTTCCTGGTGTTCCTTATGAAGTGAAGCCGCTGATCAGGGACCAGATTGTTCCTTACTTAAAAGAAAAATTCAACCTTTATTATATCCACACCCGAATAGTTTCTGTAGTGGGAATTCCTGAGAGTATTCTCGCAGATATGATTGAAGACTGGGAACTTGCGCTTCCTGAAAATCTTGCATTGTCTTATCTGCCCGTAGGAACCCGGGTAAAGCTTAGAATTACGGCATCAGGAGATAACGAAACTGTTTTGAAACAGCAGACGGAAGACGAGATTCAGAAGCTTCTTCTTTTGGTGGGAGACCATGTAATAGCTGTTTCAGAAGACAAAATAGAAAAAATTCTTGCAGAGATTCTTAATGAAAGAAAACTCACTATTTCCACGGCAGAAAGCTGCACCGGAGGCGAGTTGGCAAAAATGATCACCTCCAATTCCGGAAGCTCCAAACATTTTATGGGAGGTATCGTACCTTATTCCACGGATAAAAAGATTGAAATTCTGAAGGTCTCCAAGGAAACAGTAGATCAGTTTACCGTAGTAAGCGAGCAGGTAGCAAGTGAAATGGCCAAAGGCTGCCAAAAACTGTTTGATACCGATATTTCACTGTCTACGACCGGAGTTGCAGGCCCGGGAAAAGGAGAGGATGGCAAAGAAGTCGGAACTGTTTTCTACACCATCCGGATAAAAGACAGGGAATCTACTTCAAAATTATATATGCCTCATCTGGACCGGCTGGATTTTATGTATTTCGTTTCCCAGAAAATTCTTCAGGATCTCGTAGGACTTCTTATAAATACTTAA
- a CDS encoding histidine kinase, whose product MKLVFKILFIFILAAGNVCTAQDSARVTKAYKSAARLKKAVDNNDNKGVADTYVGIANDYYNQGNYAKSEEFLVKARNIYKNLDDKKNLESVTRKIAQSQEKQNKITPAISNYSRAAEISYSEKSRAVNTNDAARLSSPSAEQKAEAIQDNINISLKDKDKGDLATSYSQMADVNIQQKDIPKAEENLNNAYVLSKKEAPQQALEINQKLTNFYVENKNFEKAIEAKKKVLKEDFVKDNSQEKVNQIQELADIYIKKNDPEEAVALLKNAYEIALEKGHTLEAQKSVKRLDSLYNIAGNTDASVSLYRDFLGKLPDLVSKDRSLVDNKILEDTEQRISQLEKEKGLKDALIRRKNIFNYSLIGALVLLTGLIVFIFRTLKKVQIKNKKIALQSLRREMNPHFIFNSLNSVNHFIATNNELEANQYLTKFSKLMRGVMENSAEDFIPFQQELDLLQNYLALEKTRFADKFDYEIDVDENLNMQSLKVPGMLVQPFLENAVWHGLRYRIEKGFLKLSFEKEKQHLKITIEDNGIGIEESKKQKTVHQKTREGRGMKNTLERISLLNDLYKKEITCSIKDKENNSGVLVNIKINLA is encoded by the coding sequence GTGAAATTAGTTTTCAAAATACTGTTTATCTTCATTCTTGCTGCAGGAAATGTCTGTACAGCACAGGATTCCGCACGGGTTACCAAAGCCTATAAATCTGCAGCAAGGCTGAAAAAGGCAGTTGACAATAATGATAATAAAGGCGTTGCTGATACCTATGTTGGCATTGCCAACGACTACTACAATCAGGGAAATTATGCCAAAAGCGAAGAATTTCTGGTGAAAGCAAGAAACATTTATAAAAACCTCGACGATAAAAAAAATCTGGAATCCGTTACCCGTAAAATTGCCCAGTCACAGGAAAAGCAGAACAAAATAACCCCGGCTATCAGCAATTACAGTAGGGCAGCTGAAATAAGCTACAGTGAAAAAAGCCGGGCGGTCAATACCAACGATGCTGCAAGGCTTTCGTCTCCTTCAGCCGAGCAGAAAGCAGAAGCAATCCAGGATAATATCAATATAAGCCTCAAGGATAAAGATAAAGGTGATCTTGCGACAAGTTACAGCCAGATGGCAGATGTCAATATACAGCAGAAAGATATTCCCAAAGCAGAAGAAAACCTGAACAATGCTTATGTGCTTTCTAAAAAAGAAGCCCCGCAGCAGGCATTGGAAATCAATCAGAAACTCACTAATTTCTATGTGGAAAACAAGAACTTCGAAAAAGCCATCGAAGCTAAAAAGAAAGTCCTGAAAGAAGATTTTGTAAAAGACAACTCACAGGAAAAAGTTAATCAGATTCAGGAATTAGCAGATATTTATATTAAGAAAAATGACCCGGAAGAAGCTGTGGCCTTATTAAAAAATGCCTATGAAATTGCCCTGGAAAAAGGACATACCCTGGAAGCCCAGAAAAGTGTGAAAAGATTGGACAGTCTTTATAATATAGCAGGAAATACCGATGCTTCGGTCTCTCTGTACAGGGACTTTCTGGGTAAGCTTCCCGATCTGGTTTCCAAGGACAGGAGCCTGGTAGATAATAAGATACTGGAAGATACCGAACAGAGAATTTCACAGCTTGAAAAAGAAAAAGGGCTGAAAGATGCATTGATCCGAAGAAAAAATATATTTAATTACAGCCTGATCGGAGCCCTGGTTTTGCTTACCGGACTGATTGTCTTTATTTTCAGGACACTGAAAAAAGTTCAGATTAAAAATAAAAAAATTGCCCTCCAGTCGCTTCGGCGTGAAATGAATCCGCATTTTATCTTTAACAGCTTAAACAGTGTCAATCATTTTATCGCCACCAATAACGAGCTGGAAGCCAATCAGTATCTTACGAAATTCTCCAAACTGATGCGCGGTGTGATGGAAAATTCTGCTGAAGACTTCATACCTTTTCAACAGGAGCTGGATTTGCTTCAGAATTACCTTGCCCTTGAAAAGACCCGTTTTGCCGATAAGTTCGATTATGAAATTGATGTGGATGAAAACCTGAATATGCAAAGCCTGAAAGTACCGGGAATGCTCGTTCAGCCATTCCTTGAAAACGCAGTATGGCACGGATTACGCTACAGAATTGAGAAAGGATTTTTAAAGCTGAGTTTTGAAAAAGAAAAGCAGCATTTAAAGATCACTATCGAAGACAATGGAATTGGCATTGAAGAAAGTAAAAAACAGAAAACCGTTCACCAGAAAACCAGAGAAGGACGAGGAATGAAAAATACCCTGGAAAGGATCAGCCTGCTGAACGACCTCTATAAAAAAGAAATTACCTGCTCTATCAAAGACAAAGAAAATAACAGCGGAGTTTTAGTCAATATTAAAATAAACCTGGCATAA
- a CDS encoding polysaccharide deacetylase family protein → MKDSKQIFQTDSKKRWRSVQWGSRIFIFVAVLLILALGLMMKLDKSPKIPFKEDYKAVMTASKPYLQENKISKEYKGFRSFISEKTMHTNLAKIQQARAERLKNQNKSWSQFPGGIRSAFYVAWDPQSLMSLKRNIRHINLVFPEWFFLDPKTGDLKTNIDPEGYKIVKRTGVAAMPILSNNSDREFRSEGLAKVLKDPEKRTQLIRKLAQQCQKFHFKGINIDFEDMNMDSDEYLIAFMKELSETFKQNKLLVTMDIMTDNDDYNIRKLNPYVDYFILMAYDEYAEDSDAGPVSSQKWIEAQTEKILKQTSPEKIILGLGAYGYDWSTNKEDNTSVTYMQAITKASASKAAINFDDNTFNLNYSYTDSKNNTHTVFFNDAASIFNTMRFSSEYPLAGTAVWRLGSEDSRIWNFYDKDLTSSGTSKLNLKELENVKGQTMVDYIGDGEVLDVLNTPHDGKIALEIDPKEKIITDENYITYPSSYEVKKYGEAPQKELVLTFDDGPDETYTPQILDVLSKYHVPAAFFLVGLNAERNLPLVKRIYREGHEIGNHTFTHENVAKVSPERALLELKLTRLLIECVTGHSTILFRAPYNADSEPTTSEEIIPVALARQQNYLDIGENIDPEDWQPGIKADEIIKRVMAGIRQQRGNIILLHDAGGDTREETVKALKILIPTLQKQGYHFTNLASILHKNKNVLMPEVPKTRSYYIMQLNLVLATIIYEISHFLVALFTIFIGLGLVRLILMMYWAFKERKKEKLLGDFPVLETYPKVSIIVPAYNEEVNIVSSLNNLLKQTYPNFDIIMVDDGSKDSTYQKAKEAFPDHPELKIFTKSNGGKATALNFGISRTDAEYVVCIDADTKLQYDAVKYLIARFLNSDPDEKIAAVAGNVKVGNTVNWLTRWQSIEYTTSQNFDRLAYSYINAVTVIPGAIGAFKKSVITEAGGYSTDTLAEDCDITVKILRAGYTVANENRAVAVTEAPESVKQFLKQRFRWTYGIMQMFWKQRQTFLNPKYKGLGLWAMPNILLFQYIIPFFSPLADLIMFFGILSGNGGKIFTYYLIFLLVDASLALAAFIMQREKLTGLFYVIPQRFGYRWLMYIVLFRSLRKALKGEMQSWGFLKRTGNVKEIAAS, encoded by the coding sequence GTGAAAGACTCAAAACAGATTTTTCAGACTGACAGTAAAAAACGCTGGAGAAGCGTACAGTGGGGCAGCCGTATTTTTATTTTCGTTGCAGTATTGCTTATTCTTGCCTTAGGGTTAATGATGAAACTCGATAAGAGTCCTAAAATTCCCTTCAAAGAAGATTATAAAGCAGTAATGACGGCCAGTAAGCCCTATCTTCAGGAGAATAAAATATCCAAAGAATATAAAGGTTTCAGAAGCTTTATTTCTGAAAAAACAATGCATACCAATCTTGCTAAAATCCAGCAGGCAAGAGCTGAAAGATTAAAAAATCAGAATAAAAGCTGGTCTCAGTTTCCCGGCGGTATCCGTTCGGCATTCTATGTAGCCTGGGACCCACAGTCACTGATGTCCCTGAAAAGAAATATCAGGCATATCAATCTCGTTTTTCCCGAATGGTTTTTCCTTGATCCTAAAACGGGAGATTTAAAGACCAATATAGATCCCGAAGGATACAAAATTGTCAAAAGAACGGGAGTGGCAGCAATGCCTATTTTAAGCAACAATTCTGACAGAGAATTCAGATCTGAAGGACTTGCAAAGGTATTGAAGGATCCGGAGAAAAGAACACAGCTTATCCGGAAACTTGCCCAGCAGTGCCAGAAATTTCACTTTAAAGGAATCAATATTGACTTTGAAGACATGAACATGGATTCTGACGAATACCTCATTGCCTTTATGAAAGAGCTTTCAGAAACTTTCAAGCAGAATAAGCTATTGGTTACGATGGATATTATGACAGATAATGATGATTATAATATCCGGAAACTGAATCCGTATGTAGATTACTTCATCCTTATGGCCTATGACGAATATGCAGAGGACAGTGATGCCGGGCCGGTTTCTTCACAAAAATGGATAGAAGCCCAAACGGAAAAAATACTTAAGCAAACCTCTCCGGAAAAAATAATACTCGGCCTGGGAGCATATGGATATGACTGGAGTACCAACAAGGAAGACAATACATCCGTTACCTATATGCAGGCCATTACCAAAGCCAGTGCGAGCAAAGCTGCGATTAATTTTGATGACAATACATTCAATTTAAATTACTCCTACACAGACTCTAAAAATAATACCCATACCGTATTTTTTAACGATGCGGCTTCAATTTTCAATACCATGCGTTTTTCCTCTGAATACCCACTGGCGGGAACAGCAGTGTGGAGGCTGGGGAGTGAAGACAGCAGGATATGGAATTTTTATGATAAAGATCTTACCTCGTCTGGCACGTCTAAGCTTAATCTGAAAGAATTGGAAAATGTAAAAGGGCAAACGATGGTAGACTACATCGGCGACGGAGAAGTGCTGGACGTTCTGAATACCCCTCATGACGGAAAAATTGCCCTGGAAATTGATCCTAAAGAAAAAATAATTACAGATGAGAACTACATCACCTATCCAAGCTCTTATGAAGTGAAAAAATACGGGGAAGCACCACAGAAAGAACTGGTGCTGACTTTTGATGACGGTCCGGACGAGACGTACACCCCACAAATTTTAGATGTATTGTCAAAATACCATGTTCCGGCTGCGTTTTTCCTCGTTGGGCTCAATGCTGAAAGAAACCTTCCGTTGGTTAAACGAATTTACCGGGAAGGCCATGAAATAGGAAACCATACTTTCACTCACGAAAACGTGGCAAAAGTAAGCCCGGAGAGAGCGTTGCTGGAATTGAAACTTACCAGACTGCTTATAGAATGTGTAACAGGTCACAGTACTATTTTGTTCAGAGCGCCTTATAATGCAGACTCGGAGCCTACCACTTCCGAGGAAATTATTCCTGTAGCGCTGGCAAGACAGCAGAACTACCTGGATATCGGAGAGAATATTGACCCTGAAGACTGGCAGCCGGGAATAAAAGCAGATGAGATCATAAAAAGAGTAATGGCTGGGATCAGACAGCAGAGGGGAAATATTATTCTTCTGCACGATGCTGGCGGAGATACCAGAGAAGAAACGGTAAAAGCCCTTAAAATATTAATTCCTACACTTCAGAAACAAGGCTATCATTTTACGAACCTTGCCAGTATTTTGCACAAAAACAAAAACGTGCTTATGCCGGAAGTTCCTAAAACAAGATCTTATTATATCATGCAGCTCAATCTGGTTCTTGCTACGATAATCTATGAAATAAGTCATTTTCTGGTGGCTCTTTTCACCATTTTTATCGGCTTAGGTTTGGTGAGACTGATCCTGATGATGTATTGGGCCTTTAAAGAAAGAAAAAAAGAAAAATTGCTAGGTGATTTTCCTGTTTTAGAAACTTATCCTAAAGTATCCATCATTGTACCTGCCTATAATGAAGAAGTGAATATTGTTTCTTCCCTGAACAATTTATTAAAACAAACTTACCCCAATTTCGATATCATCATGGTGGATGACGGAAGTAAAGATTCAACCTACCAGAAAGCAAAAGAAGCATTTCCCGACCATCCGGAACTGAAAATTTTCACGAAATCGAACGGAGGAAAAGCTACAGCACTGAATTTCGGAATCTCCCGGACTGATGCGGAATATGTAGTTTGTATTGATGCAGACACCAAACTCCAGTATGATGCTGTAAAATATCTGATTGCCAGATTTTTAAATTCAGATCCTGATGAAAAGATCGCCGCGGTGGCTGGTAATGTAAAAGTAGGAAACACAGTGAACTGGCTTACCAGATGGCAGTCGATAGAATATACCACAAGCCAGAATTTCGACAGGCTGGCCTATTCCTATATCAATGCCGTGACAGTAATTCCAGGTGCAATCGGGGCATTTAAAAAATCTGTGATTACCGAGGCAGGAGGATATTCTACCGATACACTGGCAGAAGACTGTGATATTACTGTGAAAATTTTAAGAGCAGGATATACGGTTGCCAATGAAAACAGAGCGGTTGCGGTAACCGAAGCACCTGAAAGCGTGAAACAGTTTTTAAAACAACGTTTCCGCTGGACCTACGGGATTATGCAAATGTTCTGGAAACAGCGCCAGACATTTCTCAATCCGAAATATAAAGGACTCGGACTTTGGGCAATGCCGAATATCTTACTGTTTCAATATATCATTCCGTTCTTTTCACCTCTGGCAGACCTGATCATGTTCTTTGGAATTTTATCAGGAAACGGAGGGAAAATATTCACTTATTATCTGATATTCTTACTAGTGGATGCTTCTCTGGCCCTGGCAGCATTCATCATGCAAAGGGAGAAACTTACAGGTTTATTCTATGTTATTCCGCAGCGGTTCGGATACAGATGGCTGATGTATATTGTGTTATTCAGAAGCCTTAGAAAAGCATTAAAAGGGGAAATGCAATCCTGGGGATTTTTAAAAAGAACAGGAAATGTAAAAGAGATAGCAGCTTCCTGA